Genomic DNA from Bacteroides zhangwenhongii:
CATCCATGCCGTATTCCAGTTGACAGCCCCTGTAAAAGCCATATAAATGAAAACGCCGAATCCCGTAACCTCAATGATGGGTGCCAAGAATTCAAAGATAAACATATAAGGCAGGGTTAACAATCCCATCTGTTTATAGGTTTTCTTGAAAATCATCTTGTGATGGACGCTCAATGTCTGGAACAATCCCCGTGCCCAACGAGTGCGTTGGCGGTAAAGCATTGCCAGGTTGGGAGGCCCTTCCGTCCAACAGCAAGTGTCCGGTATCTGCACTATCTTGTAAGGCCGGGAGAAGTCGCACATATATCCCACCATGCGGGTAATCATGTCCATGTCTTCCGCAAAGGAAGTACCGTCATAACCTCCTGCCGCAATGGCTACGGAACGGTCAAAAAGCCCGAATCCACCGGATACATTCGGCATCCCGTTGATGGCCGACCATCCCATCTTACCTATCAGATAGGAACGCATATATTCCAGGTTCTGGAAAAGCGGAATAGGGGTACGCGGAGTCTTGACATCAACAATCTGTCCGTCCTTCACTACGCAACCGTTAGCCATCAGCATGGTTCCGCTCACGGCAATCACTTGTTTGTCAGAAGATATAATCGGTGAAATGCAACGGTACAATGCATATTTCTCCAGAATACAGTCCACATCTGTACAGATAAAATAAGGATAGGAAGAGGCGTTGATACCTGCGTTGGAAGCGTCCGCTTTCGTTCCTCCGTTCTCTTTATCGACAACGATGAGACGGCTGTACTTCGGATTCGTAGACTTTAGAAGTCTTTTGAACGGTTTGGTCTTGATTCGTTCGATGTATGCGTATGGTACTTCTACCAGCTCATAATGTTCGGTGATTTTCTCCAAAGTCTTGTCCGTGCTACCGTCATTCACGATAATAACTTCGAAAGCCGGGTACTCGAGGGCAAGCATCGAATTAATATTGTCGATAATGGTCTTTTCTTCGTTGTAGGCGGGGGCAATGACCGAAATACCCGGTGTATAGGGAGATTCTTTGATAATTTTCCGCACATAACTTTCCACATAGTAGTCTTTTCTCCGTTTCAAGGAAATGAAGGAGAGGAAAGCGAACACGACAAAGGATATCGCCAGCATACTCGTATAAAAGAATACGAAATAATTGAAGAAGGTAAATAGTATATCTTTCATATTCTTTTTATATTAACTGGTTAATGAGCGGGTGTTTTGTATGAGCGAATAAGATCGCTGTATGAGAATCGGCTTTTCTCTCCAATTGATCGAATGTTTTCCTGCCCATAGCGCTGTAATCGTAGAGGGCTTTCAGAATCACTCGCTTTGTTCCCCAATTGTCGGCGTCGTCGTAAGCATTGTACAGGAATCCTAAGGCCTTGTCAGTTTTCAGTTCTGCAATAGCTGTGATAATCTGCCTTTTGACTTCTTCGGGCTGCACATGATACATCTCTATTAGCTTCGGCTCCACCTCTTTGTACTTAAGTTTGCCTAACGTCTTTATTGCCTCGCTTCGTATTTCTACAGAACGGGCATTGATTTGCTTGGCGAGAGTCGGGGCGCTTTCTGTTTCATTATAGAGTCTGATCTCATTGATGAAGAATATCTTCACATTTTCTTCAGCCGAAGTATTCACCCATTTAATGAAACTCGGTGTATTGTAGCCTACTTTCCGGCGGTGTTCGAGGATAGCGTGTAACTCCATCATATCCCATTGCCTTAGCTTCATGCTGATGTCTTCATCGAAGAAACGGAACGGGTTTCCCTGACTTAACCACATATATGTATAGCGTGCCGAATTCCTTAACTCTATTTTGCGGTGATAAAGGAAACGCACCAATACAGCCTCAGAAGCGTATCCATTAATGGATTGAATGATTTTCAGAGCTTGTATCTTGGCTCTCTTAGTCCCGAATTGCAGCTCATGTTCGAGGAAACGGGTTATCTGAAATACGGTTTGTATGGATTGATAGTTCAATTCATTGAGCTCATTTTCATGTGCGCTCTTGATTTCGGTCAGTAATTGGGTGATGATACGCAGTTCGTTGGTTTTGGGACGTTTTTTGGTATCATACTTCAGTCTATCGGCAATTTCTTGCTCGCTTATCGTATTGGTATCCAGTGAGATGGATTTCATCTCTTCATAATATTTGTCGTGAGCCTGAAGGTATCTCTTTTTTTCTTTACGTCTCTTAAATATACCGTATATAATATGGAATAGGAGAAATAGGTACGCAATGATGCAGAACATTACAGCAATCGAACATATTCTTATTATTAAAGGATAGCCAATAAACTTGTAATATATCCAGTAGAAATAATATTCTATGTAATCTATTCCATATAATACTTGTTCCATTTCTTTTGATATATTTAGCCAAAAACTTGTATATTCAAAACGAATTCCTTACATTTGTTGTATGAGATGTCTTGTTCTTATGCAAATATAAGAAATAACTTGTATATATTATCCATCACCGATGAGCAAGGCTTTTGCGATAAGTTTTATAGCTACTTGTTATTTTCGATGGAAAGGGAAGAAATTAAAAATAGACGGGGCTGATATATGATTGTAGGTTAAATATTTTTGTGATTAGTTAACAGAATGGGCTTGCTTATGGATGGCATAAAGCGTGCATTCAATTGAGAAAAGGAAGATAAACGGTTATTAAATTTGAGAATTATGACGAAGATTAAAGGTTGGATGTTTGCCCTTATGGGGGCTATGTTGATGGCGACTTCTTGCTCCGATACAGAGTTTAAGAATGGGAATGAGGATGCAGGGACTGCTGCCCCGAAAAACTCTTCTGCGCTTGTGAGTGTGTATTCTGATAAAAGCGGTTCGGAAGCGAGTCTGCTTGTCGGAGATGTGCTGGTGGAAAATACCCGTACACTTAAGTTGAATGTTCCTGCTGCTTGCGAGACGGTGTATATGAAATATAATACGGTGTCGGGAACAACTGCTATGAAGGAGTTTGCGTTATCCTCTCCTCTTACTCGTAGCGCGGATGAGAGTGATTTCCTTTATGAAACCAACCGCATAGCATCGGTTACACTTGCGCTTCCTGAAGATGCGGTACAACCGACCAGTGAGACGGATGCGGGTTATCTTTTCTATCATAACACAGGTGTAGTTATGTTTGAGGACGGATGGCCTACCGATCGGGAAATCTGGTATGATGAAGATTTTAACGATGTTGTTTTTGAGTACGACTTGAAAGTAACTGAGTGTCAAGATGAGGAACGGATGGCTATTCAAGGGAGTAAAGAGGAACTGTTGCTTACTTTGGATGTCCGTGCTGTCGGTGGAATGTATCCTACTACATTAGGTGTTGTGCTGAGCGATTTGGATAGTAAGTATGTAGATCGGATTACGGCAAAACTTCTTTTGAAAGGCGGACAAGGGACTATGAGAGAGCTGAAAAAAGAAGAGCTTTCTGCAGCTGATAAAGTAATTGTGGATGTGCCGAATTGGTGTTGGAATAATGATACGGAAGGTCCCAATCGATTTGCAAAATTGACAGTAGATAAAGCCCAAACTAAAGGTACGGTCATTACATTGAACGGTTTGTCTACATTGGACAATGATAAAGCCGATGAACCGAAAAATTATTTCCAGGTAACACCTGGTCATATCAGGGAAGGGTTGCCTATGCTACGTGCTGAAATTCGATTGATTGGTAAAGAAGGTTTGACAGGAGATGAAAGAAAGGCTCAGCTTGAAGCGTTTGAAAAGTTGATTCTTGACACGAAGCGACAAAACTTCTTTATCGTTGCATCTCATGATAACAACGATTTTGAAATCCACATGAGAGGGTATGAGCCGACTTCTGCTTACGAGGGTACATATAATGATTTGGTTCAGAAAACTCCTTCATTGCAGGGCGCTGATTTGTATTCTAATGAAAGGGGTGCTACTTGGGGAATTAAAGTTCCGGTCGGGACCTGTCATATCTATGAAGTCAAAGAAGGTAAGTCGCTGAAATTTCAAGAAGCTTATCCGGATTTTTACAAATGGTTAGATTCAAAGGGTGCTGCTTATAAAGATTGGTATCTCCATCCGGATGACGAGAAAATAGTAAAAGCTTGGTAATACAAATGCATACCCGATACGTTATTTGAGGTATTTTGTACAATTTGAACCCCTCTTTTTTCGAAAAGAGGGGTTTCTTTGTATCCGAAAGAATGATCTTTAAACTAATACCGTAAATAATGAAGCGATTTTTTATTAGCTACAGTCTGATTACTTTTCTTCTTTTGAATAGTGTGGCGCTTTTTGCTCAACATACTAGCGTCTTTGCGAAACAGTGGAAAATAGAAGATGAATCCCATGCTTTACAGATAATAGAACATACCGATACATTGGAACTGATTGTACCGGGTGGGTTGACTCTATGGTCCTCACAGCGTCTGACGGGTGATTATGAAATCAGTTACCATATCTGTATGGTGATGAAAGGGGGAAGGCACGACCGTCTGAGTGATTTGAATTGCTTTTGGGCTGCCAATGATCCTAAACATCCCGACGATCTTTTTGCTCGCAGTCAGTGGCGCAACGGTGTCTTTAAGAACTATAATACATTGAACCTTTTTTACGTTGGATACGGGGGAAATGATAATTCCACCACCCGTTTCCGACGTTACAGAGGAGAATATTATGGTATTGCAGTTGATAAAGTCAAACCGTTATTGAAGGAGTATACCGATGCGCCGCATTTGCTTGTACCCAATAAATGGTATGAAATCCGGATTCGGGTAGAAAAAGGAATGACTACTTACGCAGTGAATGGTGAAGAATTATTCCGCTATACCCTCACCGGAAACGAAGGAGACGGACATTTCGGTCTGCGCCTTTTGCAAAACCACGTGTTGTTTACCGGCTTTAAAGTGACTTCTTTTTGAGACTGTTTATACCGCATATAGAAACCTAAATAAGATATAAATACCCATGATGAAACAACTCTTTACCAGATTACGGGTGATTACCCTATTTTCATTTTTGTGTTCAGCATTTCTTCATGCGCAAGTCGTGACCGACGAGCGGATGTTCTCTTTCGAGGAATCGAAGATTCCGGATTACATAACAGGTGTCAATTCGCAACTCTCTATTTCCGATACACATTATAAAGACGGAAAACATTCGTTGAAATGGGGCTTTGAGCCCGGAGGGGTATTGGAATTGAAGAAGGATTTAAAGTTTGAAAAGAAAGACCCGACGGGTAAAGATTTATATCTTTCCGCTTTTATAGTATGGGTGTACAATGAGGAGCCTCAGGATGCAACAATTGAGTTTGAGTTTTTGAAAGATGGCAAGAAATGTACTTCGTTTCCTTTCGGAATCAATTTCAGCGGTTGGCGTGCCGCATGGGTTTGCTACGAACGGGATATGCAGGGTACTCCGGAAGAAGGAATGAATGAGCTTCGTATTGTTGCTCCGAATGCAAAAGGAAGCCTTTTCATCGATCATTTGATCACTGCTACGAAGGTAGATGCCCGTCAGCAAACAGCCGACTTGCAAGTCCCTTTTGTCAATGCCGGAACTAATAATCATTGGTTGGTTGTCTATAAACATTCATTGTTGCAGCTGGATATCGAACTGACTCCGGTGAACGATGCGCAAAAAAAAGAGATGAAGTTGCTGGAGAAGCGTTTCCGTGACATGAATTATACAAAAGGTAAAGTATCGGATAAAGAGATACAGACTATCCGCAAGAAATATGATTTCTATCAGATTACCTATAAGAATGGCAAGGTTTCGGGGGTACCTATTTTTATGGTACGTGCTTCAGAGGCTTATGAACGCATTATACCGAATTGGGACAAAGATATGCTGACCAAGATGGGTGTGGAGATGCGTGCTTATTTCGACTTGATGAAGAAAATTGCCGTTGCCTATAATAATAGTACGGCGAAGCCGGAAGTTCAGAATGAAATGAAGAAGAAGTTCCTGGCAATGTATGACCATATTACCGATCAGGGGGTGACGTACGGTAGTTGTTGGGGAAATATTCATCATTACGGGTATAGTGTCCGTGGTCTGTATCTGGCTTATTTCCTGATGAAAGATGTGTTGCGTGAGGCCGGTAAATTGCAGGAAGCCGAACGTACCTTGCGTTGGTATGCCATCACTAATGAAGTATATCCGAAGCCGGAAGGTAACGGTATCGATATGGATTCATTCAATACACAGACTACCGGTCGTATAGCAAGCATTCTGATGATGGAAGATACTCCTGAAAAGTTACAATACTTGCGGTCCTTTTCCCGTTGGATAGATTACGGGTGTCGTCCGGCTCCGGGATTGGCCGGTTCGTTTAAGGCGGATGGGGGGGCTTTCCATCATCGTAACCTTTATCCGGCTTATGCCGTCGGTGGTTTGGATGGAGCGACTAATATGATTTATCTTTTCAACCGGACAGAATTTGCTATCTCTGAACTGGCACATGAAACAGTTAAGAATGTGTTGCTTGCCATGCGTTTTTATTGCAATAAACTAAACTTCCCATTGGCCTTGTCCGGTCGTCATCCCGATGGAAAAGGAAAATTAGTGCCGATGCATTATGCAATGATGGCTATGGCGGGAACCCCCGATGGAAAGGAGGAATTTGACAAAGAAGTGGCAGCCGCTTATCTGCGCTTGGTGTCCGGCGCTTCTTCCGATGATCAAGAACCGGAGTATATGCCGAAAGTATCCAATGCGCAAGAGAAAAAGATTGCAAGGCAGCTTGTAGAGGAAGGTTTCCGCCCTGAACCCGATCCTCAAGGAAATCTGGCGATGGGTTATGGCTGTGTCTCTGTACAACGTCGCGGTAACTGGTCGGCAGTGGCGCGCGGACATTCCCGCTATCTTTGGGCGGCTGAACATTATCTGGGACATAATCTTTATGGTCGTTATCTGGCACATGGAAGTTTACAGATTCTTACCGCAGCTCCGGGACAGACTGTGACGCCTGCTACCAGCGGATGGCAACAGGAAGGTTTCGATTGGAACCGTATGCCGGGTGTGACTTCCATTCATCTTCCACTCGAACAGTTGAAAGCGAAAGTGATGAATGTGGATACATTCTCCGGTATGGAAGAAATGCTTTATTCCGATGAAGCTTTTGCCGGCGGACTGTCACAACAGAAAGAGAATGGGAACTTCGGTATGAAGCTGCATGAACATGATAAGTATAACGGAACCCACCGAGCACGCAAATCTTTCCATTTCATCGGTGAAACAATCGTTTGTCTAGGTTCGGATATTGAAAATGCCAATGCGGAATATCCTACTGAAACCACTATATTCCAATTGGCGGTAACCGACAAAGCGGGACATGATTATTGGAAAGGTTATCAAGGTGAAGGTAAAATATGGATGGATCATCTCGGAACCGGATATTATGTACCCGTTACGGCTCGTTTTGAGAAGAAGTTCCCGCAACATTCCCGTATGCAGGATACCGGTAAGGAGACGAAAGGGGATTGGGTATCATTGGTTGTCGATCATGGAAAAGCACCTAAAGGTGGAAGTTATGAGTATGCTGTTCTTCCGCAGACAAGTACGGTTACCTTACAAGCGTTCGCCAAGAAGCCTGCATATAAAGTTCTCCAACAAGACCGTAATGCCCACATCGTACAGTCTTTATCGGACAATATCTATTCTTATGTACTGTTTGAAACTCCACAAGCGTTGCTTCCCGGTGGATTATTGCAGCGGACGGATACTTCGTGCCTGGTTATGATTCGCAAAGAATCTCCGGAAAAGATGTTGTTGACCGTATCGCAACCGGATTTGGCATTGTATCGCGGTGCAAGCGACGAGGCTTTTGATAAAGACGGAAAGCGGGTAGAGCGCAGTATCTATTCCCGCCCGTGGATTGATAACGAAAGTGGTGAGATTCCGGTAACTGTAACGTTGAAAGGACAGTGGAATATAAAGGAAACTCCGTTCTGTAAAGTACTCTCCGTTGACAAGAAGCAAACAGTACTCCGCTTCACTTGCAAAGATGGTGCAAGTCTTGAAGTCATGCTGGAGAAGCGGTAGTTCCCTACGTTGAAAACTTTGGTTTCCTGCCTTGTAACTTTAGTTTCAAGCGCATGAAACTGAAGTTTCTCACCGATGAAACCAAAGTTTCCGCGTATGGAAACTAAAGTTTCTAACGGCTGAAACTGTATAGCTCCTTCCGCATAAGATTGACAGTAATAAGCTGGCAACGTGTGACAGCAGTTCCTTCTGTCACATTGCCATCACACACTGCTGTCACAGTCTTACAGGTTTACTATCAATGCTTTATCCCCTTTTATGTGACGGATGACAGCAGATGGATGAGTTTAACTTTATGAGAGAGGTTAGAACATGAACATGGCAACCGCTACGATACGGTTATTGCATACAGCATGCGCATCTTTAATTTTCCCGTTCATTGGGTTGAGAGAACCATACCATGCTGTGCTTAACGTATACTCCAGTCCGAACTTCCAGTGAGGAACATTATAAGTCAGTTCTGCACCCGCCGTTACCAATTGGTCGAGATTTGTACCTGTTCCGTAAAGTTGTGCCTTTCCATTCGGAGCATATAATTCGTCGCTTGTTCCCAAGTTCTTGGCGTATCCGACGAAAATTCCCGGTTTCCACTTTTTTCCATAGACAAGGTTGAACCACGAGCTGGAAACACGAATTGGAGTGTACTTCTGTTCTCCTGTACGTTCATCGATAGATTCAATACTGAATCCACCGAGTCCAGAAGCTTGTGTAAGGTTGGAGCCCAAAACGCTTTTGGCTCCGATAAACCAATCTTTATTGGTATATTTCATGTGAGCCTCATAGGATAAAGTAGTGATTCGTTCGTCTACCTTGAATCTCTTCCCATTTCCACCGATAGCTTCCTTTCGTGGTTTCATTGACAGCATTTCGATTCCCGCACCAATCAGGAATCCTCCGTTTTTATAATCGGCTCCTACGTAAATTTCCGGAATACAGCCGTTTTTCAAGTATTCGTGGCTCTTTTTACTTTTAGTGGGTTCATCGGGATTGATACCTTGCGAGGTATATTGGGATTGCCATACGGCAGCTCCTGTCAGTTGGAAGTTCTTATTAGTATAGCGGTAACGAATTTGCGGTGCACGGCTGAATGGCTGGAAGGGTGCTCCGACAGAAAGATTCAGAATCTGCGGAGAAACATCTCCAAATAGTGGATGCCAAGTTTGACCGAGCAATAAGGCCGATTTCCCCCAATCCAGATTGAGATAAGCATGGCGCAGGCGGACTACCGAATAAGAAGTACCGGTACCCCGAAAGTCAGCTTCTATTTTGGCGGAAGTCTTGGCTGTCCCCAGTTTAGGACCAGCCACGTCTACTCCCAGACGTGAATATAAAGTATAGAAGTTGCTGCTTGGCGTTCCATTCAAGTCATTTCCGTCTTCGTCACGTACTTTATCTTTCGGATACATATAAAATAATCCGTCTACGGTTTCTTCATTGGCGCGACTGTTGTAGTAGAGGTCGGTGCGAATCTGTCCGTAAAATTTGAACTTGAAGTCCTTTATTTGAGCAAAACTGCCCGATACCATCATCAGGCAAAGAAAGATTAGAATGTATTTTTTCATCATGTGTTTGTTTATAGACGGGCACAAAATTACAAAAAATAACCGTCAATTAACTTATCGTTGACCAAAAAAGCTAAGAACGGCTTGGTTGTACTTCTGGAGTGTGCCGCTTTTATGGATTGCTTTTAGCAATTTCCGGTCTGCTTCAGGCGCCAGGTATTCCCAGAAGGTTTTCATTTTATTGAGCAGTTGCCCTTCCCCTCCTTCCAATTGTGCGGCATATTGGCTGTATACGGATGTGTGCATGGAGTGTAGTTTGTTCCTCATTTCATCGGCGGATAGTGTGCGGTTCTCTTTGTATTCCAGTGCCAATGCCGGATTGGCTAGTAATCCCCGTCCGATCATTATTCCCGCCAGCATGGGAAATTGCTCTTGGATTCGCAGGATATCTTCCCGTCTTTTTATATCACCGTTATAAATAAGCGGATGTTTGCAAACGCTTTGAAAAGCGGCAAAGCCTTTGAGGTCTACGTCTCCTTTATATTGCTGTTTGCCCAAGCGGGGATGCATTGTTACCTGTCTTAGAGGAAGGTCGTTTAATAGGGGAGCGATGGCGAGACACTCCTCCGGATTTTCCCAGCCTAATCTCATTTTTACGGAAAAGCGGATTTGCGGGTACTTCACGACTATACCTAATAATGTCTTGACCTCTTCTGGATAAGGAAGTATTCCCGAGCCGTTATGCCGTTTGGCTAAAAGAGGGAAAGGACATCCCAGATTGATGTCTGCTTCGCCATATCCTTTTTCAATGAAAAGGGAAAGAATGGTCTCCGCTTTTTCTGCGGACGGAGCAATCAGTTGAGGAACTAAATGCGGCACATGATTGTTTGCGAAATCAATCTCTCTGACGTCTTTATTCCTGAAACTTTCCTTCTCAATTCGTACAAACGGGGTATAATAAGTGTCTATACCACCGAAAACGGTAGCATGCGCATTGCGGTAAAATGCTTCTGTATAGCCTTGTAATGGGGCGAAATGAATGGGTAGCTGTTGCAGTTCCATCGATCTGATATTATTTTCTCTATTACTATCTCCTTGTTGCACTTGCAAAAGTACTGTATTTATGGTTCGGTTAGTGTTATTGTAAAAGAATAATTTAGGGTTAGAATTCAGAAATCTTTCTCTTGTAGATACGGAGGGGCGTTGAGAATGAAAAAGAGAAGAGAAGAACCTCGCGGCCCCTCTCTTCCGGTGTTAAATTGATTAAAGTCTGATTTTCATATACGTTTTTTATCGGTTAGAAAAATTGTGTAGACACAAAGTCTATTTTATAGCGTTTAGCCATCCGGGTACATATCCCAAACGACTTTGAAGTTGTGCTTCATATAATGATTCTGGAGTTACTTTTGCTCCGATACTTTCTTCATAAGAAAGCTGGCTCTTATCTTTGAATGTAATAGTCCCTCCATAGAGACCGATTACAATAGGCGGGTAAATCTTCCACCATTTGTCATTAGGCAACCACCACGAGAAGCTTCCTGAATGTTCGTCAGTACCTGTCACATTCAGATTCCATAGAGTAAGATCGCTTAAATGGTTGGGTACTTCATTTTCATCTCCTCCAGCCCGATAATATACAAGTCCTCCACTGCAATTATCAATCAAAGTGGCTCTTGGTTGAGTAGCGTGAGCTTCAAAACAGGCGTCACTGCCCCAAGTGACGTTCCAAAGAACAGTGCCGATACTTGGTTTTGATACGCCACATCCGTGGAACTGCCCTTGACACTGCTTGCCTTTGCTGTCCTTTCCGGCACTTTCATCACGAACTTTACCGATAAAAATGCGTGAAGAACCTTGAGCACGTACAGCGGAATGGCCACGATAACCGCTGATGCGGATATTATAAGCGGAGCAGTTGGCTGATTCTGCCAACGATAATGCTTCGCTGACACTTTCGAAGTTAACATTACGAACCCATGAGTTGACTACACGATTTAACACCAGTGGTTTATATGCACCGTCATATTGCCAGCCAAATTGGTTTTTATCTACATTATAGTCGTCACCATGATGTGAAAATCCATCTAAAGCATTGCCAATAAATGAGAGATCTTCCACTCCAACATTTTCCATATATTTGTATTCACGGATCTCCCATCCTTCTACGTCATTGTATGCTATATCAATATCATGCATGATAGGTTCGTAGAAAGTCAGAGAAGTTCCACTCACACTTTTTACTTGATGAAACTCGGTGATTTTTACGCCATAGCTGTCGTTTGTATCCATATAGGTTGGATTCTTTGCAATAGCCCAACTGTTATTGATCGTCATTGGACCGATTTCACTTTGTACGAGATCTCTATTGCCACTACGTAAACGTAGTTGTACCCAACTACCACTTTTGATATTCGTTGTTCCATCTACTTTTATAGTAAATGTTCCTCGTGTTGCGTTCTCGGTAACTGATGCTAGTTTCTTTGAATTATTCGGATGGTTGGGGCTGTTGGTATGCTTTATAGTCAATAATGCAGGAGATGAACCTGTATTGGTGACGCTGGTTGGTAAGTTTGGGGTTTCCATAATCAGACGTGTTTTGCTCGGTCCGTCTCCTTTAATGACAAAGTTTCCGGCATAGATTTCAATACCTGTGCTGACGTTATTATTTTTAGAGTCGAGAGCGTCCTGTTGTTTATCAGGATCTTTCTTATTGTCATCGTCATTATGCAATACATAGTCACCAGCGGGAAAATAGATAACGACTCTTGCGTTTGGTTTGATGGCTGATGTATTCTTGGTTCTTGTCATATCGTTCTCTTCTAGAATATCAATCAGTGCTTGCCGGGCATTCATCTTTTTATCCGTCATCCGTTCTTTTACGTTGAACACTTTGTATCCTAAAGAAAATGCGCCTTGCGGCGCACTTTCTCCATGATTATATCCAGCATACGAGTAGTCGAGCAATACATTTTCATTTCCTGTTTTAAACCTTTGCCAGGCAGTTGCCGAATTGGCATCTATTTCTGTTGTGAGCAATTTTACCGGTAGTTTGACAACTCGGCAATAGCCTTCTTTCGAAAATATTTTGATGTATATTAGCTCTTCATATTCTTTATTTTGCACGTTTGTTGCAGGAGCTGTTACAATCAATTCCGTTTCAGTCAGTTTGATACCCCATGTATTGTTTTCAATGACAGCAGTTTCTACGTTGGCCTGTTGCACATTAAAACGTTGTTCTTGTTTCAGCCCGAAAGTAACGGTACCACTGTGTTCAATGGTTAGATAGAAGTCCTTACCGTAAATGGGTACCGTGACTTGACTTTCGTCAGCACGTATAGTAAAAGTTGCTTCTCCTGTAGCTTCGTCAATTTCTACGTTGCTGAATATAGAACTTGCACTGGATGCTGCCACTGTTCCATCAGCAATCTGATCATTTCCTAATAGTTCCCAAGTTGTTCCGCCATCAACTGAAATTTCCCAAAAACCTTTTGCACTTACTCGCATTTGGGGAGTTACCCCTGCGTCTCCGGTTTCAGGATAGGCACTGATAGGATTTTCCTCTTTATCTTTTAGTTCTGTTGTTATACCATTGATTGTATAAGTCCAATTCCCGTCTGTATTTACACTGAATAGAGGCATATCGGCCATATCGACTTCTCCACTGTATACAGTAATAGTTTCGCCATTACTTAGTTCCACTGTATAGTTTCCTTGTTCGTCTTTATTGTAGCCGACGATAAGTATTTTACCTTGAACCATCTGTTGATAGTTACTGATGTCTGAGTTCATCTGTTCTATGCTGGCTTCCAAGTTGGCGACTCTGTCTTTCAGGTCATCAATGTCGGAGCGCAAGTCATCCCGTTCGTCGCACGAGTAAAGTGCGACGAGTAGGCTGATACATATTAATGATATTACTTTTTTCATATCTGTCATCGGTATTAGTTGATGGATGCACCATATTGGGCATATTCTGCACTAGGAATGAAGATACCTTTGTCGAGGTCGAAGGTGCCGCCGTCAAAAGGATTAGAAGTTACGGATTTTAGTTCTTCTGCTCCAGCAAAGGGGAGCTTACCTCCATAGCACATCTGCCATGTATATGACATACTTTTATATACTATGTTATTTACACATATAT
This window encodes:
- a CDS encoding chondroitinase family polysaccharide lyase, whose amino-acid sequence is MMKQLFTRLRVITLFSFLCSAFLHAQVVTDERMFSFEESKIPDYITGVNSQLSISDTHYKDGKHSLKWGFEPGGVLELKKDLKFEKKDPTGKDLYLSAFIVWVYNEEPQDATIEFEFLKDGKKCTSFPFGINFSGWRAAWVCYERDMQGTPEEGMNELRIVAPNAKGSLFIDHLITATKVDARQQTADLQVPFVNAGTNNHWLVVYKHSLLQLDIELTPVNDAQKKEMKLLEKRFRDMNYTKGKVSDKEIQTIRKKYDFYQITYKNGKVSGVPIFMVRASEAYERIIPNWDKDMLTKMGVEMRAYFDLMKKIAVAYNNSTAKPEVQNEMKKKFLAMYDHITDQGVTYGSCWGNIHHYGYSVRGLYLAYFLMKDVLREAGKLQEAERTLRWYAITNEVYPKPEGNGIDMDSFNTQTTGRIASILMMEDTPEKLQYLRSFSRWIDYGCRPAPGLAGSFKADGGAFHHRNLYPAYAVGGLDGATNMIYLFNRTEFAISELAHETVKNVLLAMRFYCNKLNFPLALSGRHPDGKGKLVPMHYAMMAMAGTPDGKEEFDKEVAAAYLRLVSGASSDDQEPEYMPKVSNAQEKKIARQLVEEGFRPEPDPQGNLAMGYGCVSVQRRGNWSAVARGHSRYLWAAEHYLGHNLYGRYLAHGSLQILTAAPGQTVTPATSGWQQEGFDWNRMPGVTSIHLPLEQLKAKVMNVDTFSGMEEMLYSDEAFAGGLSQQKENGNFGMKLHEHDKYNGTHRARKSFHFIGETIVCLGSDIENANAEYPTETTIFQLAVTDKAGHDYWKGYQGEGKIWMDHLGTGYYVPVTARFEKKFPQHSRMQDTGKETKGDWVSLVVDHGKAPKGGSYEYAVLPQTSTVTLQAFAKKPAYKVLQQDRNAHIVQSLSDNIYSYVLFETPQALLPGGLLQRTDTSCLVMIRKESPEKMLLTVSQPDLALYRGASDEAFDKDGKRVERSIYSRPWIDNESGEIPVTVTLKGQWNIKETPFCKVLSVDKKQTVLRFTCKDGASLEVMLEKR
- a CDS encoding DcaP family trimeric outer membrane transporter, with product MKKYILIFLCLMMVSGSFAQIKDFKFKFYGQIRTDLYYNSRANEETVDGLFYMYPKDKVRDEDGNDLNGTPSSNFYTLYSRLGVDVAGPKLGTAKTSAKIEADFRGTGTSYSVVRLRHAYLNLDWGKSALLLGQTWHPLFGDVSPQILNLSVGAPFQPFSRAPQIRYRYTNKNFQLTGAAVWQSQYTSQGINPDEPTKSKKSHEYLKNGCIPEIYVGADYKNGGFLIGAGIEMLSMKPRKEAIGGNGKRFKVDERITTLSYEAHMKYTNKDWFIGAKSVLGSNLTQASGLGGFSIESIDERTGEQKYTPIRVSSSWFNLVYGKKWKPGIFVGYAKNLGTSDELYAPNGKAQLYGTGTNLDQLVTAGAELTYNVPHWKFGLEYTLSTAWYGSLNPMNGKIKDAHAVCNNRIVAVAMFMF
- a CDS encoding tRNA-dihydrouridine synthase family protein, with translation MELQQLPIHFAPLQGYTEAFYRNAHATVFGGIDTYYTPFVRIEKESFRNKDVREIDFANNHVPHLVPQLIAPSAEKAETILSLFIEKGYGEADINLGCPFPLLAKRHNGSGILPYPEEVKTLLGIVVKYPQIRFSVKMRLGWENPEECLAIAPLLNDLPLRQVTMHPRLGKQQYKGDVDLKGFAAFQSVCKHPLIYNGDIKRREDILRIQEQFPMLAGIMIGRGLLANPALALEYKENRTLSADEMRNKLHSMHTSVYSQYAAQLEGGEGQLLNKMKTFWEYLAPEADRKLLKAIHKSGTLQKYNQAVLSFFGQR